One window from the genome of Haloprofundus halobius encodes:
- a CDS encoding nicotinate phosphoribosyltransferase, with amino-acid sequence MSDSEFDIVGPEAIREGRATDAYFDRTETTLRHAGKNPPVVAEVTADQFPSGDFEVLAGVKDAASLLAPLGVRVDALPEGTLFDGGPVMRIEGDYLDFARYETSLLGFLSHASGVATAALETRVAAPESNVLSFGARHVHPSIAAMVERSALLGGLDGFSHVAAGDVLGREASGTMPHALLLCFGRGNQEDAWRAFDEAVPEDVPRVALCDTFSDEKDEVVRAAEALGDRLSGVRLDTTSSRRGDFRHIVREVRWELKARDVDGVDIFVSGGLGPKDLRHLRDVVDGFGVGGYVSNADPVDFALDIVEIDGDAVAKRGKLSGVKEVYRTPDGRHHVGLRGSEAPADGEALLEPLVRGGEVVRSFDVDAAAERALTDAARTGFAAE; translated from the coding sequence ATGAGCGACAGCGAGTTCGACATCGTCGGGCCCGAGGCCATCCGCGAGGGCCGCGCGACCGACGCCTACTTCGACCGAACAGAGACGACGCTCCGACACGCGGGCAAGAACCCCCCCGTCGTCGCCGAAGTCACCGCCGACCAGTTCCCCTCCGGCGACTTCGAGGTGCTCGCTGGCGTGAAGGACGCCGCCTCGCTGTTGGCCCCACTCGGCGTCCGCGTCGACGCGCTCCCCGAGGGGACGCTGTTCGACGGCGGCCCCGTGATGCGAATCGAGGGCGACTACCTCGACTTCGCGCGCTACGAGACTTCTCTCTTGGGCTTTCTCTCACACGCCTCTGGCGTCGCCACCGCGGCGCTGGAAACGCGCGTCGCCGCGCCGGAGTCGAACGTGCTCTCGTTCGGCGCGCGTCACGTCCACCCCTCAATCGCGGCGATGGTCGAGCGGAGCGCCCTCCTCGGCGGGCTCGACGGCTTCTCGCACGTCGCCGCCGGTGACGTGCTCGGCCGCGAGGCCAGCGGGACGATGCCGCACGCACTGTTGCTCTGTTTCGGTCGGGGGAATCAGGAAGACGCGTGGCGGGCGTTCGACGAGGCGGTTCCCGAGGACGTCCCGCGCGTCGCGCTCTGTGACACGTTCTCCGACGAGAAAGATGAGGTCGTTCGCGCCGCGGAGGCGCTCGGCGACCGTCTCTCGGGCGTGCGCCTCGACACGACGAGCTCGCGCCGCGGCGACTTCCGCCACATCGTCCGCGAGGTGCGCTGGGAACTGAAGGCTCGCGACGTCGACGGCGTCGATATCTTCGTCAGCGGCGGGTTGGGACCGAAGGACCTCCGCCACCTCCGCGACGTGGTCGACGGCTTCGGCGTCGGTGGCTACGTCTCGAACGCCGACCCCGTCGACTTCGCGCTCGACATCGTCGAGATCGACGGCGATGCCGTCGCCAAGCGCGGCAAACTCTCCGGTGTCAAAGAAGTGTACCGGACGCCCGACGGTCGCCACCACGTCGGCCTCCGCGGTTCGGAGGCTCCGGCCGACGGCGAGGCGCTCTTGGAACCGCTGGTCCGCGGCGGCGAGGTCGTTCGGTCGTTCGACGTCGACGCGGCCGCAGAGCGCGCGCTGACCGACGCGGCGCGAACCGGGTTCGCCGCGGAGTAG
- a CDS encoding phosphotransferase family protein has protein sequence MSDETTGWTETHDVLAALSQTFLGGTPTELRAVSNGNHKRTTLVAFADDGDDDENDGGDSAAEIPDAVVVQFASDADAFRTETELARTVGERTSIPVPALYDTGELGGRAYAVVERAAGGDLHERFAALDPEARRRVARAFGRYLAELHERFSFEGYGSVRFADVGKRRRNSDSLDRFDRFDRFRATGTDGWRRWFRAYAREGVDALPPTFDSLREELLGAFERARLPVRPPSTLYPWDLRPGNAVVDGGKLTAVLDWGDPLAAAPGLAVAKVEHLVADWYVADNDPLRRAFRAGYESVRPYPSVPRAYRLAAVVRSAVDSTGAVTRPRYPELTGDDAVGFHYERLREWVGDDS, from the coding sequence ATGAGCGACGAGACGACCGGCTGGACGGAGACCCACGACGTGCTGGCGGCGCTGTCGCAGACGTTTCTCGGGGGGACCCCGACCGAACTTCGAGCCGTGTCAAACGGGAACCACAAGCGGACGACGCTGGTCGCGTTCGCGGACGACGGTGACGACGACGAAAACGACGGAGGCGATAGCGCGGCCGAGATACCGGACGCCGTCGTCGTCCAGTTCGCCTCCGACGCGGACGCGTTTCGGACGGAGACCGAACTCGCACGGACTGTCGGCGAACGCACGTCGATTCCGGTGCCGGCCCTGTACGACACCGGTGAACTCGGCGGACGGGCGTACGCCGTCGTCGAGCGCGCCGCCGGCGGCGATCTCCACGAACGGTTCGCCGCGCTCGACCCGGAGGCCCGCCGTCGAGTCGCCCGCGCGTTCGGTCGGTATCTCGCCGAACTCCACGAGAGATTCTCGTTCGAGGGATACGGGTCGGTCCGGTTCGCAGACGTCGGGAAACGCCGACGAAACAGCGACAGTCTCGACCGGTTCGACCGGTTCGACCGGTTCCGCGCGACCGGAACCGACGGCTGGCGGCGGTGGTTCCGCGCGTACGCTCGCGAAGGGGTCGACGCGTTGCCTCCGACGTTCGACTCGCTGCGCGAAGAACTGCTCGGCGCGTTCGAGCGCGCCCGCCTCCCCGTTCGCCCTCCGTCGACGCTCTACCCATGGGACCTCCGGCCCGGCAACGCGGTCGTCGACGGGGGCAAACTCACCGCCGTGCTCGACTGGGGCGATCCGCTGGCGGCCGCGCCGGGGCTCGCCGTCGCGAAGGTCGAACACCTCGTCGCCGACTGGTACGTCGCGGACAACGACCCCCTCCGACGCGCGTTCAGAGCCGGCTACGAGTCCGTTCGACCGTATCCGTCGGTACCGCGAGCGTACCGGTTGGCGGCGGTTGTCCGGTCGGCCGTCGACTCGACGGGCGCCGTCACGCGCCCCCGATATCCGGAACTGACCGGCGACGACGCCGTCGGATTCCACTACGAGCGACTCCGCGAGTGGGTGGGAGATGACAGCTGA
- a CDS encoding helix-turn-helix domain-containing protein: MVRVRLKVEIGADSDNWLAGVSTDFSDAEFKILTSQPVDDGVLELIEVTTSDRDAIVRRFDDAPEVRSYEVLHSDDEMVLVQLVFPMPSTYEARRSIGILPRFPIIIRDGWASGEQTTSQEQLSELTTELATAHIPYEILSLTQSYDSNGLLTERQREVIAEAVERGYYDSPRGCTLVELAETLGVNQSAASGVLHRAEGRIIKEFIS; encoded by the coding sequence ATGGTCCGTGTACGCCTGAAGGTCGAGATCGGGGCAGACAGCGACAACTGGCTAGCTGGTGTTTCGACCGACTTCTCGGACGCCGAGTTCAAGATCCTGACGAGCCAGCCCGTAGACGATGGCGTGCTCGAACTGATCGAAGTAACGACATCGGACAGGGACGCCATCGTTCGCCGGTTCGACGACGCACCGGAGGTGCGCTCGTACGAAGTGCTCCATTCCGACGACGAGATGGTACTGGTCCAGTTGGTGTTTCCGATGCCGTCAACGTATGAGGCGAGGCGTTCGATTGGTATCCTTCCGCGATTTCCGATCATCATCCGAGACGGGTGGGCATCCGGTGAACAAACTACCTCACAGGAGCAGTTGTCGGAGTTAACTACCGAGTTAGCGACGGCTCACATTCCGTACGAGATACTGTCGTTAACCCAATCATACGACTCGAACGGGCTTCTGACCGAACGCCAGCGGGAGGTCATCGCTGAAGCGGTTGAACGGGGTTATTACGACAGTCCTCGCGGCTGTACGCTAGTCGAACTTGCAGAAACATTGGGAGTCAATCAATCGGCGGCTAGTGGTGTCCTCCATCGAGCTGAAGGCCGGATTATCAAGGAATTCATCTCGTAG
- a CDS encoding HAD family hydrolase, whose protein sequence is MNTFDAVLFDLDGTLCRQDQDGDTIYYGAFERAGVDPFGEPEDLWAALDGPPDPDDQLGYLARGYTIVAAQYGRQSVDADAVARGFLDVVDYSKVSLHPGGGAALMRAREGGPVGLVTNGPEERQSAKLSALDIADAFDVVVYAGDMTRRKPHRDPFNAAVEALDIDAEAALYVGNSLRYDVAGAQGAGLQAAWYVGGLEAGADPDPTPYRPEYVLDSFSAFVGLLDELGA, encoded by the coding sequence GTGAACACCTTCGACGCCGTGTTGTTCGACCTCGACGGGACGCTCTGCCGGCAGGACCAGGACGGCGACACCATCTACTACGGCGCGTTCGAACGCGCGGGCGTCGACCCGTTCGGCGAACCGGAGGACCTCTGGGCGGCGCTGGACGGACCGCCCGACCCCGACGACCAACTGGGCTATCTGGCGCGCGGATACACGATAGTCGCCGCGCAGTACGGTCGCCAGTCCGTCGACGCCGACGCGGTGGCTCGCGGCTTTCTCGACGTGGTCGACTACTCGAAGGTGTCGCTGCATCCCGGCGGGGGAGCGGCGCTGATGCGAGCGCGCGAGGGCGGTCCCGTCGGCCTCGTGACGAACGGTCCCGAGGAGCGACAGTCGGCCAAACTTTCGGCGCTCGACATCGCCGACGCGTTCGACGTCGTCGTCTACGCGGGCGACATGACGCGTCGAAAGCCGCACCGCGACCCGTTCAACGCCGCCGTCGAGGCGCTCGACATCGACGCGGAGGCGGCGCTGTACGTCGGCAACTCGCTACGATACGACGTGGCGGGCGCGCAAGGTGCGGGGTTGCAGGCGGCGTGGTACGTCGGGGGACTGGAAGCCGGCGCGGACCCGGACCCGACGCCGTACCGGCCGGAGTACGTCCTCGACTCCTTCTCCGCCTTCGTCGGGTTGCTCGACGAGTTGGGTGCATGA
- a CDS encoding heavy metal translocating P-type ATPase, with translation MTDSRPNDTDDCGCCSAHDHESESNSGSPTGRHDHSHDDHDHTSDSPHRHETSSSAPPRDGDETGLRLSVPEMDCPSCAGKVERSVETLDGIRRIDPQPTTGTLVVDYDPKRTTPEAVRERVEAAGYAVETTARETLSVPEMDCPSCAGKVDNALKSTPGIVAVEAQPTTGRVEVTYDPERVSRGGLVAAVESAGYSVEETADSTRSIWRTPRALKTWTGAVLLLGGVLFEWILPVGLDATLFTLGYEVTVAKAFFLAAAAVAGQEIVRNGYYSAKNRSLDIDFLMGTGVVGAILVGLPFEAATLAVLFSVAELLERYSMDRARNSLETLMELSPDTATVLRDGAETTVPVEDVAVGETVVVRPGEKVPLDGTVTEGQSAIDESPITGESVPVDKSPGDEVFAGSIAAEGYLEVETTATADESTLSQVIEMVEDAQSGQTESEQFVDRFAAYYTPVVVAAAIVTTVASPFVFGVAWTEAFTRGLTLLVIACPCAFVISTPVSVVSGITSAARNGVLIKGGQHLEAMGRVRAVAFDKTGTLTTGELGVTDVIALNGNDETEVLRCARAVEQRSEHPIATAIVDHAEREGVADRDVENFESITGKGVKADLADVGSARRNELDWRTHYAGKPGLFADLGFDLEHAHVETDGGVVQGAETEAKDCHHGTYLDLVNETIPRLQSEGKTVIVVGTEDELEGVVAIADTVRPEAKRAVERLHELGIEHVVMLTGDNEHTARVIGEQVGVDDVRADLLPEQKVEAVEALREEFDHVAMVGDGVNDAPALATATVGIAMGAAGTDTALETADVALMGDDLSRMPYLYDLSARAGRVIRQNIWSSLGVKAVLAIGAPLGVVEVIHAVVIGDMGMSLGVTGNALRLADIRPEDSAPEAVAVRGE, from the coding sequence ATGACTGATTCACGCCCGAACGACACCGACGACTGTGGGTGTTGCTCGGCGCACGACCACGAGTCGGAGTCGAACTCGGGGTCGCCGACTGGTCGTCACGACCACAGCCACGACGACCACGACCACACCTCCGACTCGCCACACCGCCACGAGACGTCTTCTTCCGCTCCGCCCCGCGACGGCGACGAGACGGGTCTCCGCCTCTCGGTCCCGGAGATGGACTGCCCCTCCTGCGCCGGAAAGGTCGAGCGGAGCGTCGAGACGCTCGACGGAATCCGAAGAATCGACCCGCAACCGACGACCGGCACGCTGGTCGTCGACTACGACCCCAAGCGAACGACGCCCGAAGCCGTTAGAGAGCGCGTCGAGGCGGCGGGTTACGCCGTCGAGACGACGGCCCGGGAGACGCTTTCGGTCCCGGAGATGGACTGCCCCTCCTGCGCCGGGAAGGTCGACAACGCCCTGAAATCCACGCCGGGAATCGTCGCCGTCGAGGCGCAGCCGACGACCGGCCGCGTCGAGGTGACGTACGACCCCGAACGCGTCTCCCGCGGCGGCCTCGTCGCCGCCGTCGAGTCCGCGGGGTACTCCGTCGAGGAGACGGCGGACTCCACGCGGTCCATCTGGCGAACCCCCCGCGCGCTCAAGACGTGGACCGGAGCCGTCCTGCTCCTCGGCGGCGTCCTCTTCGAGTGGATTCTACCGGTGGGACTGGACGCGACGCTGTTCACGCTCGGCTACGAGGTGACCGTCGCGAAGGCGTTCTTCCTCGCCGCGGCCGCGGTCGCCGGTCAGGAGATCGTCCGCAACGGCTACTACTCCGCGAAGAACCGCAGCCTCGACATCGACTTTCTCATGGGGACCGGCGTCGTCGGGGCGATTCTCGTCGGCCTCCCCTTCGAGGCCGCGACGCTCGCGGTGCTGTTCAGCGTCGCCGAGCTGCTCGAACGCTACTCGATGGACCGCGCGCGCAACTCGCTGGAGACGTTGATGGAACTGTCGCCCGACACGGCGACGGTTCTGCGCGACGGCGCGGAGACCACCGTCCCCGTTGAGGACGTTGCCGTCGGCGAGACGGTGGTCGTCCGCCCGGGCGAGAAAGTGCCGCTCGACGGTACCGTCACCGAGGGCCAGAGCGCCATCGACGAGTCGCCCATCACCGGCGAGTCGGTTCCGGTCGACAAATCGCCCGGCGACGAGGTGTTCGCCGGGAGCATCGCCGCCGAGGGCTACCTCGAAGTGGAGACGACCGCGACCGCCGACGAGTCGACGCTCTCGCAGGTCATCGAGATGGTCGAGGACGCCCAAAGCGGCCAGACCGAGAGCGAGCAGTTCGTCGACCGCTTCGCGGCCTACTACACGCCCGTCGTCGTCGCCGCCGCTATCGTCACGACCGTCGCCTCGCCGTTCGTCTTCGGCGTCGCGTGGACCGAGGCGTTCACCCGCGGGCTGACGCTTCTTGTCATCGCGTGTCCCTGCGCGTTCGTCATCTCGACGCCCGTCTCCGTCGTCTCGGGCATCACGAGCGCCGCGCGCAACGGCGTGCTCATCAAAGGCGGCCAGCACCTCGAAGCGATGGGCCGCGTCCGCGCCGTCGCCTTCGACAAGACCGGAACCCTGACCACGGGCGAACTCGGCGTCACCGACGTCATCGCGCTCAACGGCAACGACGAGACCGAGGTCCTCCGCTGCGCCCGCGCCGTCGAACAGCGCAGCGAGCACCCAATCGCGACGGCCATCGTCGACCACGCCGAACGCGAAGGGGTCGCCGACCGCGACGTCGAGAACTTCGAGTCCATCACCGGCAAGGGCGTGAAGGCGGACCTCGCCGACGTGGGGTCGGCTCGGCGCAACGAGCTCGACTGGCGAACCCACTACGCCGGCAAACCCGGTCTGTTCGCCGACCTCGGATTCGACCTCGAACACGCCCACGTCGAGACCGACGGGGGCGTTGTGCAGGGCGCTGAAACCGAGGCGAAAGACTGCCACCACGGCACGTATCTCGACCTCGTCAACGAGACGATCCCGCGCCTCCAGTCTGAGGGGAAGACGGTCATCGTCGTCGGCACCGAGGACGAACTGGAGGGCGTCGTCGCCATCGCCGACACCGTCCGCCCCGAGGCCAAGCGCGCCGTCGAGCGCCTCCACGAACTCGGCATCGAACACGTGGTGATGCTCACCGGCGACAACGAGCACACCGCGCGCGTCATCGGCGAGCAGGTCGGCGTCGACGACGTCCGCGCGGACCTCCTGCCCGAACAGAAGGTGGAGGCGGTCGAGGCGCTGCGCGAGGAGTTCGACCACGTCGCGATGGTCGGCGACGGCGTCAACGACGCGCCCGCGCTCGCCACCGCCACCGTCGGCATCGCCATGGGCGCGGCCGGAACGGACACCGCGCTCGAAACGGCGGACGTCGCGCTGATGGGCGACGACCTCTCGCGGATGCCGTACCTCTACGACCTCTCGGCGCGCGCGGGTCGCGTCATCCGCCAGAACATCTGGAGTTCGCTGGGGGTCAAAGCCGTCCTCGCTATCGGCGCGCCGCTCGGCGTCGTGGAGGTCATCCACGCCGTCGTCATCGGCGACATGGGGATGAGCCTCGGCGTCACGGGCAACGCGCTCCGACTCGCCGACATCAGACCCGAAGACAGCGCACCCGAGGCCGTCGCCGTCCGCGGCGAGTGA
- a CDS encoding DoxX family protein: MSTVETAIPLVQGLLGLIMLAAGTAKLIGIDLVVEDFDRYGYPEWFRFVTGGIEAFGGLGLLVGLVFAPILAVLGGLLIVATMAGAILTHLFRVDDPLWRFVGPSIYLTVGLLVTRFHLLSF, encoded by the coding sequence ATGAGCACAGTTGAAACGGCCATCCCCCTCGTGCAAGGGCTGCTCGGACTCATCATGCTGGCTGCGGGCACCGCGAAGCTAATCGGCATTGACCTCGTGGTAGAGGATTTCGATCGATACGGCTATCCAGAGTGGTTCCGATTCGTTACTGGTGGCATCGAGGCGTTTGGGGGTCTCGGCTTGCTCGTCGGTCTCGTGTTCGCGCCGATTCTCGCTGTTCTCGGCGGACTGTTAATCGTCGCCACGATGGCCGGGGCCATCCTGACACATCTCTTCCGGGTTGACGATCCGCTCTGGAGATTTGTCGGGCCATCGATCTATCTCACCGTCGGACTCCTCGTGACGAGATTCCACCTGCTGTCGTTCTAG
- a CDS encoding MBL fold metallo-hydrolase: MKLQFLGGTREVGRSAILVDDRLLLDYGLLTGNPPQFPVGSVDPEAVVVSHGHLDHVGAIPTLLSGDARPPIHWTPPTYELAMTLARDTLKLHGGTYSCPFTENDRKRVTEVSQTHGYRETFEAAGHEITFYNAGHIPGSAHVLVDDGETRLLYTGDFHTDSQRLVSGTTARPDADVVVCESTYSDVEHDPRDEVERRFVESVQTTLWEGGTVVVPAFAIGRTQELMLVCEAHDIDCYVDGMGQRVTRMLRTYPEFLCDADAFRRAKSNARFVTGRDGQRKRIARKNTVIITTSGMLSGGPAMTYIPEIRTNPVNKIAMTGYQIEGTPGRSLLETGSAEIDGRVMPVSARTEAYDFSAHADRDGLRALLDDYRDVPVLVNHGDRCEAFAAELRDDGFEAAAPELGEAVVY; this comes from the coding sequence ATGAAACTCCAGTTTCTCGGCGGTACGCGCGAGGTGGGTCGCAGCGCCATCCTCGTCGATGACCGCCTTCTTCTCGATTACGGGTTGCTGACGGGTAACCCTCCGCAGTTTCCCGTGGGGTCGGTCGACCCCGAGGCCGTCGTCGTCTCCCACGGCCACCTCGACCACGTCGGCGCGATTCCGACCCTCCTCTCGGGCGACGCCCGCCCGCCCATCCACTGGACCCCGCCGACGTACGAACTCGCGATGACGCTCGCCCGCGACACGCTGAAGTTGCACGGCGGCACGTACAGTTGCCCGTTCACCGAGAACGACCGCAAGCGGGTCACCGAGGTCTCACAGACCCACGGCTACCGCGAGACGTTCGAGGCCGCAGGCCACGAAATCACGTTCTACAACGCGGGCCACATCCCCGGCAGCGCGCACGTCCTCGTCGACGACGGTGAGACTCGGCTGTTGTACACCGGCGACTTTCACACCGACAGCCAGCGCTTGGTGTCGGGAACCACCGCCCGTCCCGACGCCGACGTGGTCGTCTGCGAGAGCACGTACTCGGACGTCGAACACGACCCACGCGACGAGGTGGAGCGGCGCTTCGTCGAGTCGGTGCAAACGACGCTCTGGGAGGGAGGCACCGTCGTCGTTCCGGCGTTCGCCATCGGCCGCACGCAGGAACTGATGCTCGTCTGCGAGGCCCACGACATCGACTGCTACGTCGACGGGATGGGTCAGCGCGTCACCCGGATGCTCCGCACCTACCCGGAGTTCCTCTGCGACGCCGACGCCTTCCGTCGCGCGAAGTCGAACGCGCGGTTCGTCACCGGCCGCGACGGACAACGAAAGCGCATCGCCCGCAAGAACACGGTTATCATCACTACCTCGGGGATGCTCTCGGGCGGTCCGGCGATGACGTACATCCCCGAGATTCGGACGAACCCCGTGAACAAAATCGCCATGACGGGCTACCAAATCGAGGGCACCCCCGGCCGGAGTCTCCTGGAGACCGGAAGCGCGGAGATAGACGGCCGCGTGATGCCGGTCAGCGCGAGAACCGAGGCGTACGACTTCTCGGCGCACGCCGACCGCGACGGACTGCGGGCGCTCCTCGACGACTACCGGGACGTGCCGGTGTTGGTCAACCACGGCGACCGTTGCGAGGCGTTCGCGGCCGAACTCCGCGACGACGGCTTCGAGGCGGCCGCGCCGGAACTCGGCGAGGCGGTCGTGTACTGA
- a CDS encoding TIGR00296 family protein — MSEAQTIRLSYEDGARAVELARESVESFVLHGQREQPGSMRDAFYARTGAFVRLQSTRGRRQLRGCAGAYRGKDQLGHAIVDAAIQAASGDSCGSEVEPPELANLNISVCIVNNHILTNDPLTDLELGTHGVAVDNGEQHGWLYPTIPVENGWSKEEYLTRVCRKARLSPFAWRDDDTMVTLFEGQVFCERDDGGSVQEL; from the coding sequence ATGTCCGAGGCGCAGACCATACGCCTCTCCTACGAGGATGGGGCTCGAGCGGTCGAACTCGCTCGGGAATCGGTCGAATCGTTCGTTTTGCACGGCCAACGAGAGCAACCGGGAAGCATGCGCGACGCGTTCTACGCTCGAACGGGCGCGTTCGTGCGGCTACAGTCGACACGTGGACGGAGACAACTCCGCGGTTGTGCGGGGGCCTATCGAGGGAAAGACCAGCTCGGCCACGCGATAGTCGACGCCGCCATCCAAGCGGCGTCGGGCGACTCGTGCGGCTCGGAGGTCGAACCGCCCGAGCTTGCGAATCTGAACATCTCGGTCTGCATCGTCAACAATCACATTCTCACCAACGACCCGCTTACAGACCTCGAACTCGGTACCCACGGGGTCGCCGTCGACAACGGGGAACAACACGGCTGGCTCTACCCGACGATTCCCGTCGAGAACGGCTGGAGTAAAGAGGAGTACCTCACGCGTGTCTGCCGGAAGGCGCGCCTCTCGCCGTTCGCCTGGCGCGACGACGACACGATGGTGACGCTGTTCGAGGGCCAAGTGTTCTGCGAGCGGGACGACGGCGGCAGCGTCCAAGAGCTATAG
- a CDS encoding matrixin family metalloprotease, which yields MSSRLPTLAVVALLLLAGCLGSLADDGGSSDVPLPGSSSTSTEQNDATATTGTNPWGDDPIVVAIENGDEPDREFAPLVRAATDYWEENADEHTGFDVSYRVVPDAENPDIVVQFVDDVPNCANVSHAAGCAPRITDSRQIQRPENVSVRTGLSDESTELVLKHELGHTLGLDHDDEPADVMAASSVLHTEPRPNASERDFPWADPEFTVYVDDENASDPDGAREQVRHAFDYYEDGADGSVPGNLTFEYVDSPDEADVTVRFSDGSACGGNPGSCAVTSGPDPDGDHEVERYERLDITLVDLDTAAVGWHVGTWFAHGLGAEESEEKPEPFQDDSYRNQHSNWWE from the coding sequence ATGTCGTCTCGACTGCCGACGCTCGCCGTCGTCGCCCTCCTGCTCCTCGCGGGGTGTCTCGGTTCTCTCGCCGACGATGGCGGGTCCTCCGACGTGCCGCTGCCCGGTAGCTCCTCCACCTCGACGGAACAGAACGACGCGACGGCCACCACCGGAACCAACCCGTGGGGCGACGACCCGATCGTCGTCGCCATCGAGAACGGTGACGAACCCGACCGCGAGTTCGCGCCGCTCGTCCGCGCCGCGACCGATTACTGGGAGGAGAACGCCGACGAACACACCGGATTCGACGTCTCCTACCGCGTCGTCCCCGACGCGGAGAACCCCGATATCGTCGTCCAGTTCGTCGACGACGTGCCGAACTGCGCTAACGTCTCCCACGCCGCCGGGTGCGCCCCGCGCATCACCGACTCGCGACAGATTCAGCGCCCCGAGAACGTCTCGGTTCGGACCGGTCTCTCCGACGAGTCGACGGAGCTCGTGCTCAAACACGAACTCGGTCACACGCTCGGCCTCGACCACGACGACGAACCCGCGGACGTGATGGCCGCCTCGTCGGTGCTCCACACCGAACCGCGACCGAACGCCTCCGAACGCGACTTCCCGTGGGCCGACCCCGAGTTCACCGTCTACGTCGACGACGAGAACGCCTCCGACCCCGACGGGGCTCGCGAGCAGGTTCGTCACGCCTTCGACTACTACGAAGACGGTGCCGACGGGAGCGTCCCCGGCAACCTGACGTTCGAGTACGTCGACTCGCCCGACGAGGCCGACGTGACGGTTCGCTTCTCCGACGGGTCGGCCTGCGGCGGCAACCCCGGGTCGTGCGCGGTCACCTCCGGTCCGGACCCCGACGGCGACCACGAGGTCGAACGCTACGAGCGACTCGACATCACGCTCGTCGACCTCGACACCGCCGCAGTCGGCTGGCACGTCGGCACGTGGTTCGCCCACGGGCTCGGTGCGGAGGAATCCGAAGAGAAACCCGAACCGTTCCAGGATGACAGTTACCGCAATCAGCATAGTAACTGGTGGGAGTGA